One stretch of Saccharopolyspora erythraea DNA includes these proteins:
- a CDS encoding 1-aminocyclopropane-1-carboxylate deaminase, whose translation MSLDDFDRFPLLFGPSPVHRLDRLTAHLGGAEIWAKREDCNSGIAYGGNKTRKLEYLVADALAQGCDTLVSIGGVQSNHTRQVAAVAARAGLKCVLIQESWVDWPDAVYDKVGNILVSRLAGADVRLVQAGFGIGFKESWEQAIAEIEAAGGKPYAIPAGASDHRLGGLGFANWALEVAEQERQLGVFFDTIVVCSVTGSTQAGMIAGFAALDGQPRRVLGIDASAKPKETWNQVARIARNTVSLLEPGRELADDEILLDERYHAGIYGIPDESTLDAMRLAARTEGMVTDPVYEGKSMAGLIDLVTRGEIAKDAKVLYAHLGGQPALNGYSALFG comes from the coding sequence TTGTCACTCGATGACTTCGACCGCTTTCCGCTGCTGTTCGGCCCGTCGCCGGTGCACCGGCTGGACCGGCTGACCGCGCACCTGGGCGGCGCCGAGATCTGGGCCAAGCGCGAGGACTGCAACTCCGGCATCGCCTACGGCGGCAACAAGACCCGCAAGCTGGAGTACCTCGTGGCCGATGCCCTGGCCCAGGGCTGCGACACCCTCGTGTCGATCGGCGGCGTGCAGTCCAACCACACGCGCCAGGTCGCGGCGGTCGCGGCCAGGGCGGGGCTCAAGTGCGTGCTGATCCAGGAGAGCTGGGTCGACTGGCCGGACGCGGTCTACGACAAGGTCGGCAACATCCTGGTCTCCCGGCTCGCCGGAGCGGACGTGCGACTGGTGCAGGCCGGGTTCGGCATCGGGTTCAAGGAGAGCTGGGAGCAGGCGATCGCGGAGATCGAGGCGGCGGGCGGCAAGCCCTACGCGATCCCGGCCGGCGCCTCGGACCACCGGCTCGGCGGCCTGGGCTTCGCGAACTGGGCGTTGGAGGTGGCGGAGCAGGAAAGGCAGCTCGGGGTCTTCTTCGACACCATCGTGGTGTGCTCGGTGACCGGCAGCACCCAGGCCGGCATGATCGCCGGGTTCGCCGCGCTGGACGGGCAGCCGCGGCGGGTCCTCGGCATCGACGCCTCGGCCAAGCCGAAGGAGACCTGGAACCAGGTCGCGCGGATCGCCCGCAACACCGTGTCGCTCCTCGAGCCCGGCCGCGAGCTGGCCGACGACGAGATCCTGCTCGACGAGCGGTACCACGCGGGCATCTACGGCATCCCGGACGAGTCCACACTGGACGCGATGCGACTCGCGGCGCGGACCGAGGGCATGGTCACCGACCCGGTGTACGAGGGCAAGTCCATGGCGGGCCTCATCGACCTGGTCACCCGGGGCGAGATCGCCAAGGACGCCAAGGTGCTGTACGCCCACCTCGGCGGGCAGCCGGCGCTGAACGGCTACAGCGCCCTGTTCGGGTAG